In a single window of the Natronosalvus caseinilyticus genome:
- a CDS encoding acetate--CoA ligase family protein, with the protein MGRLRDLFAPETVAVVGATDREGAVGRAILENLQADFRGDVVPVNPNRESVLGLESYPDVASAPPVDLSVIVVPPSIVLETIEESAAAGVENVVVITAGFAETGGEGAARERELRDLAASYDLNLVGPNSLGIMNTQTGMNATFGPENAIEGSVSFMSQSGAFITAVLDWANEQGIGFRDVVSLGNKSVLDETDFVREWGDDPETDVVIGYLEGIDHGDEFLEVAREVSDDTPIVLVKSGRTSAGAQAASSHTGAIAGSEAAYETGLEQAGVLRARSVQELFDWARALSGLPTPATDGVAVVTNAGGPGVLTTDAVGDSTLSMAGFADETIDRLTETMPDEANVYNPIDVIGDADVERFETALDIALSDPNVGSAVVVSAPTAVLPYDELSEVVIEKRNEHEKPIVTSLMGGSRSREAEAVLREAGIPNYFDPARAVSGLDALERYRSIREATTDEPATFDVDRERAREILETARDRSDNRLGVEAMELLEAYGIPTPTGEIVDDPADARTVAESIDGDVVLKIVSPDISHKSDIGGVRVGVADDEVYDAYEDVVAKARNYQPGATIIGVQVQEMLDLEASTETIIGMNRDPQFGPLLLFGLGGIFVEILEDTSLRVAPIGESEAREMVDEIKAAPLLRGARGRDPADVDAVVESIQRLSQLVTDFPAILELDVNPLVAGSDGVQAIDLRLTVDTEEL; encoded by the coding sequence ATGGGAAGGTTACGCGATCTATTCGCACCCGAAACCGTTGCCGTCGTCGGCGCGACCGACCGCGAGGGCGCCGTCGGACGGGCGATTCTCGAGAATCTGCAGGCTGACTTTCGGGGCGACGTCGTCCCCGTCAACCCCAACCGGGAGTCCGTGCTGGGCCTCGAGAGTTACCCGGATGTCGCGAGCGCACCGCCGGTCGACCTGTCGGTGATCGTCGTCCCGCCGTCGATCGTCCTCGAGACGATCGAGGAGAGCGCCGCGGCAGGCGTCGAGAACGTCGTCGTCATCACCGCCGGGTTTGCCGAGACCGGTGGCGAGGGAGCCGCTCGCGAGCGCGAGTTGCGCGACCTCGCCGCGTCGTACGACCTGAATCTGGTCGGCCCCAACAGTCTGGGGATTATGAACACACAGACCGGGATGAACGCCACGTTCGGCCCCGAGAACGCCATCGAGGGCTCGGTGTCGTTCATGAGCCAGTCGGGCGCGTTCATCACCGCCGTCCTCGACTGGGCGAACGAACAGGGGATCGGCTTCCGGGACGTCGTCTCGCTCGGCAACAAGTCGGTACTCGACGAGACCGACTTCGTCCGTGAGTGGGGCGACGACCCCGAGACGGACGTCGTCATCGGCTACCTCGAGGGGATCGACCACGGCGACGAGTTCCTCGAGGTCGCCCGCGAGGTGAGCGACGACACGCCGATCGTGCTCGTAAAGTCGGGCCGGACTAGCGCAGGCGCACAGGCCGCCTCCTCGCACACGGGCGCCATCGCCGGCAGCGAGGCCGCCTACGAGACCGGCCTCGAACAGGCGGGCGTCCTCCGGGCGCGGTCGGTCCAGGAACTCTTCGACTGGGCACGGGCGCTCTCGGGGCTGCCGACGCCCGCAACCGACGGCGTCGCCGTCGTCACGAACGCCGGCGGGCCGGGCGTGCTCACCACCGACGCCGTCGGCGACTCGACGCTGTCAATGGCCGGCTTCGCCGACGAGACGATCGACCGACTGACCGAGACGATGCCCGACGAAGCGAACGTCTACAACCCGATCGACGTCATCGGTGACGCCGACGTCGAGCGGTTCGAGACGGCGCTCGATATCGCCCTCTCGGATCCCAACGTCGGCAGCGCCGTCGTCGTCAGCGCCCCGACAGCCGTGCTCCCGTACGACGAACTGAGCGAAGTCGTGATCGAGAAGCGAAACGAGCACGAGAAACCCATCGTCACGAGCCTGATGGGCGGCAGTCGATCGCGCGAGGCGGAAGCCGTCCTCCGGGAGGCCGGCATCCCCAACTACTTCGACCCCGCCCGAGCCGTCTCGGGGCTCGACGCCCTCGAGCGCTACCGCTCGATTCGCGAGGCGACGACCGACGAACCCGCGACCTTCGACGTCGACCGCGAGCGGGCCCGCGAGATCCTCGAGACCGCCCGCGACCGGTCGGACAACCGCCTCGGCGTCGAAGCGATGGAGCTACTCGAGGCCTACGGCATTCCGACCCCGACGGGCGAGATCGTCGACGATCCGGCGGACGCGCGAACGGTCGCCGAGTCGATCGACGGCGACGTCGTCCTCAAGATCGTCAGCCCGGACATCAGCCACAAATCCGACATCGGCGGCGTTCGTGTAGGAGTGGCAGACGACGAGGTCTACGACGCCTACGAGGACGTCGTCGCGAAGGCGCGAAACTACCAGCCCGGCGCGACGATCATCGGCGTCCAAGTCCAGGAGATGCTCGACCTCGAGGCCTCGACCGAGACCATCATCGGGATGAATCGGGACCCGCAGTTCGGTCCCCTACTCCTGTTCGGCCTGGGCGGCATCTTCGTCGAAATCCTCGAGGACACCTCACTTCGGGTCGCCCCGATCGGCGAGAGCGAAGCCCGAGAGATGGTCGATGAGATCAAGGCAGCGCCGCTCCTGCGCGGCGCTCGGGGGCGTGACCCAGCAGACGTCGACGCCGTCGTGGAGTCGATCCAGCGCCTCTCACAGCTGGTGACCGACTTCCCGGCGATCCTCGAACTCGACGTGAACCCCCTCGTCGCCGGATCCGACGGCGTGCAGGCGATCGACCTCAGACTGACCGTTGACACGGAGGAGCTATGA
- a CDS encoding phosphotransacetylase family protein has translation MTDSDTETETKTDTDTTANAPTNDTRPILVASLEESTGKTAITLALANHAAEAGDDVGYMKPKGTRLQSNVGKTIDTDPMLAREILGLDAEMHDLEPVVYSPTFIEQAIRGREHPEELRERVSEAYDALAADRDRMYLEGAGRLEQGAIVDLTDADVASLVDARVLVIAPYETPGDVDDVLAAAEAFGDQFDGVLFNAVADSVRDQLESDVAPFLEGRGVPVHGVLPRDQTLAGVTVEDLADELGGRVLSENGLDEYVERFSVGAMGADSALRHFRRTKNAAVITGGDRADIHSAALEAPGVKCLILTGGHRPSGAILGQAAEKGVPVLLIQSDTLTTVERAEEIVRSGRTRDATTVERMQALLADHADLESLR, from the coding sequence ATGACCGACTCAGATACGGAAACCGAAACCAAAACCGACACCGACACCACTGCGAACGCACCGACGAACGATACCCGACCGATCCTGGTCGCCTCCCTCGAGGAGAGCACGGGCAAGACGGCGATCACGCTCGCACTGGCGAACCACGCCGCGGAAGCCGGCGACGACGTCGGCTACATGAAACCCAAGGGAACCCGACTCCAGAGCAACGTCGGCAAGACCATCGACACCGATCCGATGCTCGCGCGCGAAATCCTCGGTCTCGACGCCGAGATGCACGACCTCGAGCCCGTGGTCTACTCGCCGACGTTCATCGAACAGGCGATTCGGGGACGGGAACACCCGGAGGAACTTCGCGAGCGCGTCTCGGAGGCCTACGACGCCCTCGCGGCGGATCGCGACCGAATGTACCTCGAGGGCGCCGGGCGACTCGAGCAGGGCGCCATCGTGGACCTGACCGACGCGGACGTCGCGTCGCTGGTCGACGCGCGCGTGCTGGTGATCGCCCCCTACGAGACCCCGGGGGACGTCGACGACGTGCTGGCGGCGGCGGAGGCGTTCGGCGACCAGTTCGACGGCGTCCTCTTCAACGCCGTCGCCGACTCCGTCCGGGACCAACTCGAGTCCGACGTCGCACCCTTCCTCGAGGGGCGGGGCGTACCAGTCCACGGCGTCCTGCCACGCGACCAGACGCTGGCCGGCGTCACCGTCGAGGACCTGGCCGACGAACTCGGCGGGCGGGTACTGTCCGAGAACGGCCTCGACGAGTACGTCGAGCGCTTCTCCGTCGGCGCGATGGGTGCCGACAGCGCACTCAGACACTTCCGGCGGACCAAAAACGCCGCCGTCATCACGGGTGGCGACCGCGCGGACATCCACTCCGCGGCGCTCGAGGCACCGGGCGTGAAATGTCTCATCCTGACCGGCGGTCACCGCCCGTCCGGGGCGATCCTCGGCCAGGCCGCCGAAAAGGGCGTCCCCGTCCTGCTGATCCAGTCGGACACGCTCACGACCGTCGAGCGGGCCGAGGAGATCGTCCGGAGCGGCCGCACCCGCGACGCGACGACCGTCGAGCGCATGCAGGCGCTTCTCGCCGACCACGCCGACCTCGAGTCGCTTCGCTGA